One window from the genome of Danaus plexippus chromosome 3 unlocalized genomic scaffold, MEX_DaPlex mxdp_30, whole genome shotgun sequence encodes:
- the LOC116767624 gene encoding uncharacterized protein LOC116767624, with protein MSMIEVDPNLFIMCRLCLDETGQYQIVPKVQRQIKYCFEINVEPFDGLPQLICKKCESILSQYASIKQMYQEKQNKFMEKMKSNPNNPVPTENIPSPNENNCTQQHQDTVFSTQQIDSVKKNLEPGKKEKSKRKSLSLKLSKKMFLKEDESLNSKYENLCSNNEDNSQTIITNSVSTKNKSSWISDYSKTFVCRICSKVYKDKRDVMSHMKKHESLIMSYSNIINSHLDIAINKIDKTPNITGKKKYVVFSEDKIIKNEHALYYIVYCAKVKRDRSLSSSSDDDVVGRKSKYKRQRFISEDSQSSANIEVIEDNIASADVEIQNEKCDTNDKNDEDDRLSDDNVDCVNIDADEISNESSKETACHKEKPVKKPPQRNKMTITDIITACRNRYLNRHDTYKNVSKLQENMESFLQHKFLSIGTKIVHKGLNSTGLLRYLEHKALDINWLQSKNSHSNIIIKTKLKDTNAVSISLDNLALKNITHYIKDHPTRDFVDVFENVLSEKEAGDASSSSSSVIVLNDNQTEKCYNNNVNSKLKTLLASNKETENEGEAVLVLRSSQESDKQNCTKILNASPVANPKQLPNKKSNTPMPTETLSGADDVLLNYNNDESNMSFITSVISLANYDQEKHKEKNCPPRPENTQKNGTETNMPRIKVKSVSELMPDKSKEKPSDPIARTGWTATSLVPIASNANMVYVANVSQYKPSEPATVLCYPQRFCNVNNNRIEIPESNAPPPKHVPTKVTQECVIMHTVELPNTKTNSPFKYFQRLLQLHNIVLLDSTAAVPHTMKCIIKFTLGFQQENNAPVSLSLTLFYDGSVFCIKVTDMALKEIDISKLSANWQWEILKVFKGDIVNKLHINALKHGLDINAKVNYFVSLLKSIVFTK; from the exons atgagtATGATAGAGGTGGATCCAAACTTGTTTATAATGTGTCGCCTGTGCTTAGACGAGACAGGACAGTACCAGATTGTGCCAAAAGTTCAGaggcaaataaaatattgctttgaaattaat GTTGAACCTTTTGATGGACTTCCTCAACTTATATGTAAAAAGTGCGAGTCAATCTTGAGTCAATATGCTAGTATTAAACAAATGTACCAAGAAaagcaaaacaaatttatggAAAAAATGAAATCTAAT cCAAATAACCCAGTGCCCACAGAAAATATTCCATCACCTAACGAGAACAACTGTACGCAACAACATCAAGATACGGTTTTCTCTACGCAACAGATAGATTCTGTTAAAAAGAATCTTGAACCTGGCAAAAAAGAAAAGTCTAAAAGAAAGTCATTATCTCTTAAATTAtctaagaaaatgtttttaaaggaAGATGAATCACttaatagtaaatatgaaaatttgtgTTCCAATAATGAGGATAACTCTCAAACTATAATAACAAACAGTGTTTCAACAAAGAATAAATCCTCTTGGATTAGTGACTACAGTAAAACTTTCGTCTGTAGAATATGTTCTAAAGTATATAAAGATAAGAGAGATGTGATGTCTCACATGAAAAAACATGAAAGTCTCATTAtgagttattcaaatattataaattctcatTTGGATatagcaattaataaaatagataagaCCCCAAATATAACtggaaaaaagaaatatgttgttttcagcgaagacaaaataataaaaaacgaacaTGCATTGTACTATATCGTATACTGCGCTAAGGTAAAGAGAGATAGGTCGCTGTCATCCTCATCGGATGATGATGTAGTTGGtagaaaatcaaaatataaacgaCAGAGGTTTATTTCTGAAGATTCTCAAAGTTCAGCCAATATAGAAGTTATCGAGGACAATATAGCTTCAGCTGATGTTGAGATACAAAACGAGAAATGCGATACGAATGATAAAAATGATGAGGATGATCGATTATCGGATGACAATGTCGACTGCGTTAATATTGACGCTGACGAGATATCAAACGAAAGTAGTAAGGAAACTGCATGCCATAAAGAAAAGCCAGTGAAGAAACCAcctcaaagaaataaaatgacgaTTACTGACATTATAACGGCCTGTCGaaacagatatttaaataggCATGACACGTACAAAAACGTATCAAAGTTACAAGAAAATATGGAATCTTTTCTACagcataaatttttaagtataggTACAAAGATAGTTCACAAAGGTCTTAACTCAACAGGCTTGTTGAGGTATTTGGAGCACAAAGCTCTTGACATAAATTGGTTACAGAGTAAGAATTCTCATtctaatataatcattaaaactaAGTTGAAAGATACTAACGCTGTCTCTATCAGTCTTGATAATCTcgccttaaaaaatattactcattatattaaagatcATCCCACTCGAGACTTTGTCgatgtttttgaaaatgtGTTAAGCGAAAAAGAAGCCGGCGATGCAAGCTCGTCTTCATCATCCGTTATCGTGTTAAATGATAATCAAactgaaaaatgttataataataatgttaattcaaaacttaaaactttactcgcttcaaataaagaaacagAAAATGAAGGGGAAGCTGTTTTAGTTTTACGATCCAGCCAAGAGAGCGATAAACAGAATTGTACGAAAATTCTCAACGCTAGCCCAGTTGCTAATCCTAAACAATTGCCCAACAAAAAGTCAAATACGCCTATGCCGACAGAAACTTTGTCTGGGGCCGACGATGTTTTGCTTAATTATAACAACGACGAGTCGAATATGTCGTTTATAACTTCGGTGATTTCGTTAGCAAATTACGATCAAGaaaaacataaagaaaaaaattgcccACCCAGGCCAGAGAACACGCAGAAGAATGGCACTGAAACAAATATGCCACGAATAAAAGTGAAGTCTGTGTCGGAACTCATGCCTGATAAGAGTAAGGAGAAGCCAAGCGATCCGATTGCCAGGACCGGCTGGACTGCAACTAGCTTGGTGCCCATAGCTTCCAATGCAAATATGGTATATGTTGCCAACGTTTCTCAATATAAACCGTCGGAGCCGGCAACAGTTTTATGTTATCCACAAAGATTTtgcaatgttaataataatagaatcgAAATTCCCGAATCAAACGCTCCTCCTCCTAAACACGTGCCGACAAAGGTTACACAGGAATGTGTTATTATGCACACGGTCGAGTTACCTAACACTAAAACGAACTCCCCGTTTAAATACTTCCAAAGATTACTCCAATTAcacaatattgttttactgGATAGTACAGCGGCAGTTCCGCACACTATGaagtgtattataaaattcactttAGGTTTCCAGCAAGAAAATAATGCTCCTGTGAGCCTTTCCTTGACGTTATTCTACGACGGTAgtgttttttgtattaaagtgaCGGACATGGCGCTAAAAGAAATAGACATATCAAAGCTATCCGCTAACTGGCAATGGGAAATACTTAAGGTGTTCAAAGGTGATATAGTTAACAAGCTCCATATAAACGCTCTTAAGCATGGCCTGGACATCAACGctaaagttaattattttgtaagtttacTCAAATCTATTGTATTTACCAAATAA